From Trichomycterus rosablanca isolate fTriRos1 chromosome 18, fTriRos1.hap1, whole genome shotgun sequence, the proteins below share one genomic window:
- the LOC134332368 gene encoding cyclin-dependent kinase 2-associated protein 1, which produces MMSLGMSYKPNPHQHIPGTSGNQAGNLPSPSSSISTIQSYKPIINDFGLPSFGFSQGPNGIQAPQSKYAELLAIIEELGKEIRPTYAGSKSAMERLKRGIIHARGLVRECLAETERNARS; this is translated from the exons ATGATGTCTTTAGGAATGTCTTACAAACCAAACCCCCACCAGCACATTCCGGGAACTTCTGGGAACCAAG CTGGAAACCTTCCCTCTCCATCATCCAGCATCTCGACAATTCAGTCATATAAGCCGATTATAAATGACTTTGGGCTGCCGTCTTTTGGATTCTCCCAG GGGCCCAATGGAATCCAAGCTCCTCAGAGCAAATATGCAGAACTTCTAGCAATCATCGAAGAGCTCGGAAAAGAAATAAGACCAACTTACGCTGGAAGTAAAAGTGCCATGGAACGACTCAAAAGAG GAATCATTCATGCAAGAGGACTGGTACGAGAATGCCTGGCAGAGACTGAAAGAAACGCTCGATCTTAG